One genomic region from Prevotella sp. Rep29 encodes:
- a CDS encoding metallophosphoesterase, giving the protein MNFKFNVEHTFFTSDTHFNHANIIKFCNRPFKDVEQMNEVMIANWNSVIGKDDTVFHLGDFCLGGAAEWTKILDRLNGKIYLIMGNHDLKNIRQGFISRFEHVAMQMHIEVGKQRIYLCHFPFLCFEGGYKDVWQLFGHVHTRKNNTGNDAERLQFLYPTQYDVGVDNNGFAPVSFGQVKRIIDKQVEQSKEK; this is encoded by the coding sequence ATGAATTTCAAGTTTAATGTAGAACATACGTTCTTTACATCAGATACGCATTTCAATCATGCGAACATTATCAAGTTTTGCAATCGTCCATTCAAGGACGTAGAGCAGATGAACGAGGTGATGATAGCAAACTGGAACAGCGTGATAGGTAAAGATGATACAGTTTTCCACTTGGGCGATTTCTGCCTGGGCGGCGCAGCAGAATGGACAAAGATACTCGACCGTCTGAATGGCAAAATTTATCTAATCATGGGTAACCACGATTTGAAGAATATTCGACAAGGATTCATCAGTCGCTTTGAGCATGTAGCCATGCAAATGCACATCGAAGTCGGCAAGCAACGAATCTATCTGTGTCACTTTCCTTTTCTGTGCTTTGAGGGTGGATACAAGGACGTATGGCAGCTATTCGGTCATGTCCATACCCGAAAGAATAACACAGGAAATGACGCGGAGAGGCTCCAGTTTCTCTATCCGACCCAGTATGATGTGGGAGTGGACAACAATGGCTTTGCTCCAGTATCATTTGGGCAAGTAAAGAGAATCATTGACAAGCAAGTTGAACAAAGTAAAGAAAAGTAA
- a CDS encoding ATP/GTP-binding protein, which translates to MIRDFWVKNYLSIRDKQELNFVAKGPSSELVTEVADGVFLYKLGILYGSNASGKSNMLIALNSVFSILVHPKSKVTSKINRIPFALTKDQSTEMYVSFYADGIRYDYGVTFNEKYILNEVLYYYPNKSKSLFYERSFVGENVQANIKFGQSLKLQDKTAESIRENTWNNHSVLAVCGKVALKEDVATFIHLYDWIMKNYHEVDGDEEIGIVEFLKEAHGDSSKRKFFNLMLQKADLNIMEFRPIIEDRILSDELRERIIKQDFSEKVKEDLLKPTTESIAFINHSAEGNFEIPLKWQSKGTIKYIRILDALYDMITSPHVYYLDELGEDLHNDLLYYYLNVFIFNSDKSQLIITSQETTLLSQDMINDNRGVVWFVEKNKDTASSEYARGDSFGLHKNLSLYNSYRIGRLGAKPELGSIFINLED; encoded by the coding sequence ATGATACGAGATTTTTGGGTAAAGAACTATCTTTCCATTCGCGACAAGCAGGAATTAAACTTTGTGGCAAAAGGACCATCTTCGGAACTTGTCACCGAAGTTGCTGATGGCGTATTCTTATATAAGTTAGGCATCCTATATGGTTCAAATGCTTCGGGCAAGTCGAATATGCTGATAGCTTTGAATAGCGTATTTAGTATATTGGTTCATCCGAAATCAAAAGTGACCTCAAAAATCAATAGAATACCATTTGCTCTCACAAAAGATCAATCTACAGAAATGTATGTGTCGTTCTATGCTGATGGTATTAGGTATGATTATGGCGTGACATTTAACGAAAAATATATTTTGAATGAAGTCTTGTACTATTATCCCAACAAGTCCAAGTCTTTGTTCTATGAACGCTCATTCGTTGGCGAAAACGTACAGGCAAATATTAAGTTTGGGCAGAGCCTTAAACTGCAAGATAAGACTGCTGAAAGTATTCGAGAAAATACTTGGAACAACCATAGTGTCTTGGCTGTTTGCGGGAAAGTTGCACTGAAAGAGGATGTTGCTACATTCATTCATCTTTACGATTGGATTATGAAGAATTATCATGAAGTGGATGGTGACGAGGAGATAGGGATTGTTGAATTTCTTAAGGAAGCGCATGGCGATTCATCAAAACGTAAGTTCTTCAATCTTATGCTGCAAAAAGCCGATTTGAATATTATGGAGTTTAGGCCAATCATAGAAGACCGTATCTTGTCAGATGAACTTCGTGAGCGCATTATAAAGCAGGATTTTTCTGAAAAGGTGAAAGAAGACCTTCTTAAACCTACGACAGAATCTATAGCCTTCATTAATCATTCTGCGGAAGGCAATTTTGAGATACCTCTCAAATGGCAGTCAAAAGGTACTATAAAATACATACGCATACTGGATGCATTATATGATATGATAACAAGTCCTCATGTATATTATCTTGATGAATTAGGAGAGGATTTACATAATGACCTGTTGTACTACTATCTCAATGTCTTCATCTTCAATTCCGATAAGTCGCAGCTGATTATCACGAGTCAGGAGACCACCCTCCTTTCGCAGGATATGATTAACGATAACAGAGGCGTGGTGTGGTTTGTTGAAAAGAACAAGGATACTGCATCATCCGAATATGCCCGTGGTGACTCCTTTGGCTTGCACAAGAATCTCTCGCTATACAATTCATATCGTATTGGCCGATTGGGAGCCAAGCCAGAACTGGGTAGTATCTTTATAAACTTGGAGGACTGA
- a CDS encoding metallophosphoesterase, with amino-acid sequence MKIQYMSDLHMEFAENSRYLKHNEFPVTGDVLVLAGDIFYLRNDVAPLGRFWKWASENYRQALIVPGNHDYYGHYDVMVRGMHWTWMLKDNVGYYQNQVVRIDDTDFILSTLWSHIPPTHEYVVSHGLNDFYQTQYDGHRLTVEDFNMIHQYCLSFIKKSIAESVAKHIVVVTHHLPTLKVVADRHLGSDLNPGFSTELGDFIADSPIDVWIYGHSHTNIDTTIGHTKIVCNQMGYVFANEHLTNGFDFGKMIEI; translated from the coding sequence ATGAAGATACAATACATGAGTGACCTGCATATGGAGTTCGCAGAGAACAGCAGGTATCTGAAACATAATGAGTTTCCTGTTACGGGTGATGTGCTGGTTCTGGCCGGTGACATCTTCTATCTGAGAAACGATGTGGCCCCACTGGGCAGGTTCTGGAAATGGGCATCCGAGAACTACAGGCAAGCCCTGATAGTCCCTGGCAACCATGACTACTACGGACATTATGATGTGATGGTTCGTGGTATGCATTGGACTTGGATGCTGAAAGACAATGTGGGCTATTACCAGAATCAGGTGGTTCGTATTGACGATACGGATTTCATCCTCAGCACTCTCTGGTCTCACATACCACCAACGCATGAGTATGTGGTGTCCCATGGGCTGAATGACTTCTATCAGACTCAATATGATGGACATCGCCTGACGGTCGAAGACTTTAACATGATACATCAGTATTGTCTCAGCTTCATCAAAAAAAGTATAGCAGAGAGTGTGGCTAAGCATATTGTTGTTGTCACCCATCACCTCCCGACACTAAAGGTGGTGGCTGACAGGCATTTGGGTTCTGACCTCAATCCGGGCTTCTCGACTGAACTTGGCGACTTCATTGCAGACAGCCCAATCGATGTCTGGATTTACGGTCATTCACACACGAACATCGACACAACGATAGGACATACTAAAATTGTGTGTAACCAGATGGGATATGTGTTTGCGAATGAGCATCTGACAAACGGATTTGACTTCGGCAAAATGATAGAGATTTAA
- a CDS encoding helix-turn-helix domain-containing protein — MNRNNKQSDREILEEILMILRNLKASPVVVQPSMKVYKNKEVMELLGVKDKYLKKLRDNGYLGFSREGDKFWYTQKDVDCFLHSFHYEPFNSNINKLWTL, encoded by the coding sequence ATGAATAGAAATAACAAACAAAGTGACAGAGAAATCTTAGAAGAAATACTTATGATTCTAAGAAATCTGAAAGCATCTCCTGTAGTTGTCCAGCCCTCTATGAAGGTTTACAAAAACAAAGAGGTTATGGAATTGCTGGGAGTGAAGGATAAATATCTCAAGAAACTAAGAGATAATGGATATCTTGGTTTTTCAAGAGAAGGCGATAAGTTTTGGTATACGCAGAAAGATGTAGATTGTTTTCTGCACAGTTTTCATTATGAACCATTTAATAGCAATATAAACAAATTATGGACTCTTTAA
- a CDS encoding type II toxin-antitoxin system HipA family toxin: protein MIEVYVCPSTLQEGFITYSPVARKLLFDGKEVFHVLDFDSPNNDSADNDSADNEAYLKNVGRISLSGVQPKASLVMDSEGHLVKPAEGERGTYILKPAPSSYALLDRKYCPANEHLTMQLASQVYHIETAANGICFFQDGEAAYLCRRFDVGPDGQKYSQEDFASLAGLTNANGGSDYKYSNLSYEECADIIRKYVKAAPVEILKFFRIVVFNYLTLNDDAHLKNFSLINRGDGEYHLTPAYDLINTSLHLSMPRIFALDKGLFKEGMQLSDTRTVGRKDFEEFGHRIGMTAKLVKRELDFFAKEHPLAKELINRSFLSDPLKRSYWLSYNYRRVTLGFK, encoded by the coding sequence ATGATAGAGGTCTATGTTTGCCCTTCCACCTTGCAGGAAGGCTTTATCACCTATTCCCCTGTAGCCCGAAAACTATTGTTTGACGGGAAGGAGGTTTTTCATGTGTTGGATTTTGACAGCCCCAACAATGACAGTGCCGACAATGACAGTGCCGACAATGAAGCCTATCTGAAGAATGTAGGACGAATCTCGCTTTCTGGCGTTCAGCCCAAGGCGAGTTTGGTGATGGATAGTGAGGGACATTTGGTAAAGCCAGCCGAAGGTGAACGTGGAACATACATCTTGAAACCGGCTCCTTCATCCTATGCTTTGCTTGACCGCAAATATTGTCCAGCCAATGAACATCTGACGATGCAGTTGGCTTCTCAAGTCTATCACATTGAGACTGCTGCTAATGGCATTTGTTTCTTCCAAGATGGTGAAGCAGCCTATCTTTGCCGACGTTTCGATGTCGGACCAGATGGACAGAAGTATAGTCAGGAAGATTTCGCCTCGCTGGCAGGACTTACCAATGCCAATGGTGGCAGCGATTACAAATATAGTAATTTGAGCTACGAGGAGTGTGCGGACATCATCCGCAAATACGTCAAGGCTGCTCCCGTTGAAATCCTAAAGTTCTTCCGCATCGTTGTCTTCAACTATCTTACCCTCAACGATGACGCGCATCTGAAAAATTTCTCACTAATCAACCGAGGTGACGGAGAATACCACCTCACCCCTGCCTACGACCTCATCAATACCAGTCTACATTTGAGCATGCCACGCATCTTCGCTCTTGATAAAGGATTGTTCAAAGAAGGCATGCAACTATCCGATACAAGAACTGTTGGCCGTAAGGACTTCGAGGAGTTTGGTCATCGCATTGGTATGACTGCAAAATTGGTGAAACGGGAATTGGATTTCTTTGCCAAGGAACATCCGTTGGCCAAAGAATTAATCAACCGTTCCTTCCTGTCAGACCCATTGAAACGCAGCTACTGGCTTTCGTACAACTATCGACGTGTGACGTTGGGATTTAAATGA
- a CDS encoding AAA family ATPase, producing the protein MIKSIKINWKNCFGIKQLEHEFKFTSGKPIHLLYAPNGTMKTSFAKTMKFLSGQSKEKPCDKLHQDEESKYDVLVDNNSISKDSVFVVNGDENIDCASSFVNFLASSELKSKYDNIYNKLNKEKDALMTKLKNASNSTDCEKEIIEAFSSNNNVTIFNILDDLCESVKTGLPLFEFKYNDVFDTKGAVKSFLEANKDSLKDYIDNYERLLSESSLYRSVDGFSFGTYQASQLLQNVSDGNFFGVKHKMMLQNGMEVTSHEQLKQIMTEEQEKVLSNEKLKKTFEKITKAIDKNSELREFKKVIESHPDWIIEMLNYDMFRKKVWLGYLAKDDIKPLFDSYIQVYNDNKEELLAVLAQAGRQQEKWERIIKLYNARFHIPFQVSISNQRDIILKQEAAKLQFSYVEEGKEPVLSSQKELENILSRGERRAFVILQFLFEMESRKMSQNDTFVVMDDIADSFDYQNKYAIVEYIKDLAEENSNKFFMLILTHNYDFYRTIASRLSKSISELWMVERKSNSQISVEQGQYRGDVFANAFVGRDQDDKIFISMIPYVRNLIEYSNGEEDRKYLLLTSCLHQKNDTTSITESQVIDVMKDFTRGKGMKRTDSGRKMYDIIMETAESVANEQDPNLVLLQNKIVLSIAIRLMAEKYLKEKLLSSGVKEEDLLVTGNQTGTWTGKYKTNCPDDANRTIIERVNMMTPELIHLNSFMYEPLIDMSIFHLIKLYNDCKTLSA; encoded by the coding sequence ATGATAAAAAGCATCAAGATAAATTGGAAAAATTGTTTTGGAATAAAGCAATTAGAGCACGAATTTAAGTTTACATCCGGCAAGCCTATCCATTTGCTTTATGCTCCGAATGGAACAATGAAAACTTCTTTTGCAAAGACAATGAAGTTTTTGTCAGGACAAAGCAAAGAAAAACCTTGCGACAAACTTCATCAGGACGAAGAAAGCAAATATGACGTATTGGTTGATAATAATTCCATTTCTAAAGACTCCGTATTTGTAGTAAACGGAGATGAGAACATTGACTGCGCCTCTTCTTTCGTTAATTTTTTAGCGAGTTCAGAGCTTAAATCAAAGTATGACAACATTTATAACAAGCTCAATAAAGAGAAGGATGCACTGATGACTAAATTGAAAAATGCATCTAATAGCACGGACTGCGAAAAAGAAATTATTGAGGCATTTTCGTCAAATAATAACGTAACAATCTTCAATATTTTAGATGATTTGTGCGAAAGTGTAAAGACAGGGCTACCATTGTTCGAATTTAAATATAATGATGTATTCGACACAAAAGGAGCAGTTAAAAGTTTTCTTGAGGCAAACAAAGACAGTCTAAAAGATTACATAGATAATTACGAGAGATTGTTATCAGAATCCTCGTTATATCGCTCTGTAGATGGTTTTTCTTTTGGAACCTATCAAGCTTCTCAATTGTTGCAAAATGTTTCTGATGGGAACTTTTTTGGCGTCAAACATAAAATGATGCTACAAAATGGCATGGAGGTTACGTCTCATGAGCAACTAAAGCAGATAATGACAGAAGAGCAAGAAAAGGTTCTTAGCAATGAAAAGTTAAAGAAAACCTTCGAAAAGATAACTAAAGCTATCGATAAAAACTCAGAACTTCGTGAATTCAAAAAAGTAATAGAGTCTCATCCAGATTGGATTATCGAGATGCTCAATTATGATATGTTTCGCAAAAAAGTTTGGCTGGGTTATTTAGCTAAGGATGACATTAAGCCTTTATTTGATTCTTACATTCAAGTGTATAATGACAATAAGGAAGAACTGCTTGCAGTCTTAGCACAAGCTGGCCGGCAGCAGGAGAAATGGGAACGTATCATTAAACTCTATAATGCGCGCTTTCATATCCCTTTTCAAGTATCCATATCTAATCAACGAGACATAATCCTGAAACAAGAAGCCGCAAAATTACAGTTTTCATATGTTGAAGAAGGAAAAGAACCTGTGTTAAGTTCCCAAAAAGAACTTGAAAATATTCTCAGTAGAGGTGAAAGACGTGCTTTCGTTATCTTACAATTTTTATTTGAGATGGAATCTCGCAAAATGTCACAGAACGATACATTTGTCGTTATGGATGATATTGCAGATTCTTTTGATTATCAAAACAAATATGCTATAGTTGAGTATATTAAGGATTTGGCAGAAGAAAATAGTAATAAGTTTTTTATGCTTATTTTGACACATAATTATGATTTCTATCGTACTATTGCTTCTCGTCTAAGTAAATCTATAAGTGAATTATGGATGGTTGAACGTAAGTCGAATAGCCAAATTTCCGTTGAACAAGGACAATATCGAGGCGATGTTTTTGCAAATGCCTTTGTTGGTAGAGATCAGGACGATAAAATATTCATAAGTATGATTCCATATGTTAGAAACCTTATTGAATATTCTAACGGTGAAGAGGATAGAAAGTATCTCTTATTGACAAGTTGCCTTCATCAGAAAAATGACACAACCTCAATAACAGAATCACAAGTAATAGATGTTATGAAAGATTTTACCAGAGGAAAAGGTATGAAACGCACCGATTCTGGAAGGAAAATGTATGATATAATAATGGAGACGGCAGAATCTGTAGCGAACGAACAAGACCCCAATCTTGTACTATTGCAAAATAAGATAGTTTTATCAATTGCTATACGCTTAATGGCGGAAAAATATTTGAAAGAAAAACTTCTTTCTTCAGGAGTTAAGGAGGAAGATTTGTTAGTCACAGGAAATCAAACTGGAACTTGGACTGGTAAATATAAAACAAATTGTCCAGACGATGCAAATAGAACTATCATAGAACGAGTTAATATGATGACCCCAGAATTGATTCATCTCAATAGTTTTATGTATGAGCCACTAATAGATATGTCTATATTCCATTTGATAAAACTATATAATGACTGCAAAACTTTATCTGCATAA
- a CDS encoding phage integrase SAM-like domain-containing protein translates to MDYQNEKYFNDVCSVKGAKSSLMPVHVEWLKMLESYREKLEKLSKKQTLTLDLIRTYLTGAEIEYDKATSFVGVWESIIARMKAEDRVGTAENYQWALNSFLKYVGNVKGFMVGKNVIDKWNDVMKNGVVENGKVVGKIADATRGMYLRTCRVVWNECIRQGFLTEDKYPFSNKDNTLISIPRGKRRQQSYLSVDEMTGLYKVFVEKRYPEGWDPAYKKRAHDSLGLFLAQYLCNGFNLADAGRLTYNRTYFAEGGRAFEFMRKKTSARSNSMSVVIVPIIEPLKVILNEIGAKPEKDAYVFPQIFNGATDETLRRKLTVQENSNIKDRMNRICKEVLGWDKVVSGTWARHSFATNLKLAGVEELYISESMGHSQGNDVTSGYQDMYPLEIRFRNNSKLLNLEKEEEPIDIDSLTPEQMKEMLKKMMGQQ, encoded by the coding sequence ATGGACTATCAAAACGAAAAGTACTTCAATGACGTATGTAGCGTGAAAGGAGCGAAAAGTTCGCTCATGCCTGTTCATGTCGAATGGCTAAAGATGCTAGAAAGCTACAGGGAAAAACTGGAGAAACTGAGCAAGAAGCAGACTTTAACACTCGACCTTATCCGTACTTATCTGACAGGTGCGGAAATCGAATATGATAAAGCTACATCTTTTGTAGGTGTTTGGGAGAGCATTATCGCAAGAATGAAAGCAGAAGACAGGGTTGGTACCGCAGAGAACTACCAGTGGGCACTCAACTCCTTCCTTAAATACGTTGGTAATGTGAAGGGCTTCATGGTCGGCAAAAACGTAATTGACAAGTGGAATGATGTAATGAAAAATGGTGTGGTCGAAAACGGCAAGGTTGTCGGAAAGATTGCCGATGCCACCCGTGGTATGTATCTTCGGACCTGCCGTGTTGTTTGGAATGAATGCATTCGCCAAGGTTTTTTGACCGAGGACAAATACCCCTTCTCCAACAAGGACAACACGCTCATCTCAATTCCACGAGGTAAACGTCGCCAGCAATCGTATCTTAGCGTTGATGAAATGACGGGACTATATAAAGTCTTCGTTGAGAAGCGCTATCCCGAAGGTTGGGATCCAGCTTATAAGAAACGTGCCCATGATTCTTTGGGCCTATTCCTGGCACAATATCTGTGCAATGGATTCAATCTTGCCGATGCAGGACGTTTGACCTACAACCGTACTTACTTTGCAGAAGGTGGTCGTGCTTTTGAGTTTATGCGAAAGAAAACATCGGCACGAAGCAACAGCATGTCGGTGGTTATCGTTCCTATCATAGAACCACTCAAAGTGATCCTTAATGAGATTGGAGCCAAGCCAGAGAAGGACGCATATGTTTTTCCTCAAATCTTCAATGGAGCCACAGATGAAACCTTGCGAAGGAAACTGACGGTACAGGAAAACTCCAACATCAAAGACCGCATGAACCGTATATGCAAAGAAGTACTTGGGTGGGACAAGGTGGTGTCTGGAACATGGGCGCGTCATTCTTTTGCTACAAATCTGAAGTTGGCGGGCGTAGAGGAACTATACATTTCTGAAAGTATGGGTCACTCGCAAGGTAACGATGTAACCAGCGGCTATCAGGACATGTATCCTCTTGAAATCCGATTCCGAAACAATAGTAAGCTGCTCAACCTTGAAAAGGAAGAAGAACCTATCGACATTGATAGTCTTACTCCTGAACAGATGAAGGAAATGCTAAAGAAGATGATGGGGCAACAATAA
- a CDS encoding RloB family protein translates to MGKLRQTALILGEGPTKFFYFKSLCDVFKRLTIKPDYPKHTNIKELEAKIEEGVAMGYSHIFCIIDMDTKDREPERSQYQKLKTKYAKPIDKPKKGIYCEVEFFETHRCTELFFLYYFRYTSRPYETQEPLLKDLNQCVEYRKTIEFFIKTRGLHGYFERNGGSLEKAVINAKRSMDEKLKDGRDYTYSELGRLIERLKKLITI, encoded by the coding sequence ATGGGGAAACTACGACAAACAGCACTCATCCTGGGTGAAGGGCCAACGAAGTTCTTCTACTTTAAGTCCCTATGCGACGTGTTCAAGCGTCTGACCATCAAGCCAGACTACCCGAAGCATACCAACATCAAGGAACTGGAAGCCAAGATTGAGGAGGGGGTGGCAATGGGTTACAGCCATATCTTCTGCATTATTGATATGGATACGAAAGATAGGGAGCCTGAACGTTCACAATATCAGAAACTAAAGACAAAGTATGCCAAGCCTATCGACAAGCCAAAGAAAGGCATCTATTGCGAGGTGGAGTTCTTCGAGACTCACCGCTGCACCGAACTATTCTTCCTTTACTATTTCCGCTACACCTCACGTCCATACGAAACACAAGAGCCTTTACTCAAAGACCTCAACCAATGTGTCGAGTATCGAAAGACGATAGAGTTTTTCATCAAAACCAGAGGATTGCATGGTTACTTTGAGCGCAATGGTGGTAGTCTTGAAAAGGCTGTGATCAATGCTAAACGTTCAATGGATGAGAAGTTGAAGGATGGTAGAGATTATACCTACTCGGAACTGGGAAGGTTAATTGAAAGATTAAAAAAACTGATTACAATTTGA
- a CDS encoding HipA N-terminal domain-containing protein, whose amino-acid sequence MRQCKVYVHDMEAGILQETDAREYVFTYGEDYHGEPLCLAMPVRKEPYRSNHLFPYFYNMLSEGSNRQVQSMLHHIDENDDFGIMLATAGHDTIGAVTIKPM is encoded by the coding sequence ATGAGACAGTGTAAAGTTTATGTTCACGATATGGAGGCAGGCATATTGCAAGAGACGGATGCCAGGGAATATGTGTTCACTTATGGTGAGGACTACCACGGTGAGCCACTTTGCTTGGCAATGCCCGTAAGAAAAGAGCCTTACCGTTCCAACCATCTCTTTCCTTATTTTTATAACATGTTGTCTGAAGGCTCCAATCGTCAGGTGCAATCCATGTTGCATCATATCGATGAAAACGATGATTTTGGTATCATGCTTGCAACAGCCGGGCACGATACCATCGGAGCCGTAACCATTAAACCGATGTGA
- a CDS encoding helix-turn-helix domain-containing protein, which produces MIQQEIGNAIKERRKKLGINQQTLADLASVAVNTVVAIERGEGNPQLATLLTILDTLGLQIDINIKQLDYETV; this is translated from the coding sequence ATGATACAACAGGAAATAGGGAATGCCATCAAGGAAAGAAGGAAAAAATTGGGTATCAACCAACAAACATTGGCTGACCTGGCAAGTGTAGCTGTTAATACCGTTGTAGCGATTGAACGAGGCGAGGGTAATCCTCAGCTCGCCACCTTGCTCACGATACTCGATACTTTGGGTTTGCAAATAGACATTAACATCAAGCAGCTTGATTATGAGACAGTGTAA
- a CDS encoding RNA ligase, Rnl2 family gives MLEFKKYSSIENSFNREFMERIMAEMPTDLEYVVQEKVHGANTSFLCDGEKVRFAKRTSLLEAEEMFYDYPELLERYKDKVLALVKDVLSRYEDVRSVNVFGEMFGGTYPHKDVQPNRKLSLIQKGVCYTPEHEFYGFDIYVINEDGSRYLPVDEVNEFFDKHGFFYARTLFKGTLGECLKYPNAFQSKIAEWLGFPAIEDNICEGIVIRPVVPMYLRNGSRVLIKSKNERFAEKKSVKKRNKLFAEPVPYSEALKALVPEVEAYVTEQRLSNVVSHIGEVHVPKDFGKIMGLFSKDVLEDFLKEHGGEYGCLEKSEQKLLNKELNKLSTEMVKKVYMGQAYILD, from the coding sequence GGAGCGCATCATGGCAGAGATGCCTACCGATTTGGAATATGTGGTACAGGAAAAGGTACATGGTGCCAATACCAGTTTCCTCTGCGACGGAGAGAAAGTAAGGTTTGCAAAGCGTACCTCCTTGCTGGAAGCGGAGGAGATGTTCTACGACTATCCCGAGTTGCTTGAAAGGTACAAAGACAAAGTCTTGGCCCTTGTCAAGGATGTCCTCAGCAGATATGAGGACGTGAGGAGCGTCAATGTCTTCGGTGAGATGTTTGGTGGGACCTATCCCCACAAGGATGTTCAGCCAAACCGCAAGTTGTCTCTCATCCAAAAGGGTGTATGCTACACTCCTGAGCATGAGTTCTATGGCTTTGACATCTATGTCATCAACGAGGATGGCAGTAGGTATCTGCCTGTAGATGAAGTAAACGAGTTTTTCGACAAGCACGGATTCTTCTATGCCAGGACTCTGTTCAAGGGCACTCTCGGTGAATGTCTCAAATACCCTAACGCTTTCCAGAGCAAGATTGCCGAATGGCTTGGCTTCCCTGCCATTGAAGACAACATCTGCGAGGGTATCGTGATAAGACCTGTCGTTCCCATGTACCTGAGGAATGGAAGCAGGGTGCTCATCAAGAGCAAGAACGAGCGTTTTGCCGAAAAGAAGAGCGTGAAGAAACGCAACAAGCTCTTTGCCGAACCTGTTCCTTACAGCGAAGCCTTGAAGGCACTCGTTCCAGAGGTAGAGGCATACGTTACCGAACAGCGCCTGTCAAATGTGGTGAGCCACATAGGTGAGGTACACGTGCCTAAAGACTTCGGAAAAATCATGGGTCTGTTCTCTAAGGACGTGCTCGAAGATTTCTTGAAGGAACATGGCGGTGAGTATGGTTGCCTTGAAAAGAGCGAACAGAAGTTGCTCAACAAGGAACTAAACAAACTTTCCACTGAGATGGTGAAGAAGGTCTATATGGGCCAGGCTTACATACTCGATTAA